In a single window of the Anguilla rostrata isolate EN2019 chromosome 6, ASM1855537v3, whole genome shotgun sequence genome:
- the LOC135257286 gene encoding homeobox protein Nkx-2.4-like: MSLSPKHTTPFSVTDILSPIEETYKKFGGMDSAGSLTSPLGAYRQPQVSQSSMQQHTVGHNAAVATTYHMPHSVSQFSHSAMGGYCNGSIGNMGDLPSYQETMRNSAAATGWYGTNPDPRYSTISRFMGPSTGMNMTGMGTLTGMDATKSMVTLHAAPRRKRRVLFSQAQVYELERRFKQQKYLSAPEREHLASMIHLTPTQVKIWFQNHRYKMKRQAKDKVAQQLQQDNGNLCQQQQSPRRVAVPVLVKDGKPCQNGSSTPTPPQQHAHLHHQQQNGSGGVIPAPSNTINQHQNQQVNTLTQAQEQEEMSPSPPSLHSQMGGMAQIDTSVIDYTGNMVNANLLYSRAW; encoded by the exons ATGTCCTTGAGCCCAAAGCACACAACGCCTTTCTCCGTGACAGATATTTTGAGCCCAATTGAGGAGACATACAAGAAGTTCGGTGGCATGGATAGCGCAGGTAGCCTCACCTCTCCGCTTGGAGCTTACCGACAACCGCAGGTTTCTCAGTCGAGCATGCAACAGCACACCGTGGGCCATAACGCCGCGGTGGCGACCACCTACCACATGCCACACAGCGTTTCCCAGTTCTCGCACAGTGCCATGGGGGGATATTGCAATGGGAGCATTGGCAACATGGGTGACCTGCCATCTTACCAGGAAACCATGAGGAACAGCGCAGCAGCAACCGGCTGGTACGGGACGAATCCCGACCCTAGATATTCAACAA TTTCCAGATTCATGGGACCATCAACCGGAATGAATATGACGGGAATGGGTACGCTGACAGGAATGGACGCCACCAAATCAATGGTAACACTGCACGCTGCGCCCCGGAGGAAGCGGAGAGTTCTGTTTTCACAGGCCCAGGTTTACGAACTTGAGAGGAGATTTAAACAACAGAAATATCTTTCTGCGCCCGAGAGGGAGCACTTAGCCAGCATGATTCACCTCACTCCTACTCAAGTTAAAATCTGGTTCCAGAACCACAGATACAAAATGAAGCGGCAGGCCAAGGACAAAGTTGCCCAGCAGCTACAGCAGGATAACGGCAACTTGTGCCAGCAGCAACAGTCGCCGAGGCGCGTAGCCGTTCCGGTTCTAGTTAAGGACGGTAAACCGTGTCAGAACGGCTCCAGCACACCGACGCCGCCACAACAGCACGCCCATCTTCATCATCAGCAGCAAAACGGCTCTGGGGGAGTGATCCCAGCTCCTAGCAATACGATTAACCAACATCAAAACCAACAAGTAAATACTTTAACCCAGGCCCAAGAACAGGAAGAAATGTCACCCAGTCCCCCTTCCCTACACAGCCAGATGGGCGGCATGGCACAGATCGACACGTCCGTCATAGATTACACCGGTAATATGGTCAACGCAAACCTGCTTTATAGCAGAGCTTGGTAG